From one Musa acuminata AAA Group cultivar baxijiao chromosome BXJ2-6, Cavendish_Baxijiao_AAA, whole genome shotgun sequence genomic stretch:
- the LOC103987715 gene encoding sialyltransferase-like protein 1 translates to MKRSLRFPFVLLVLVAAALSCRSVARRGLTVGPFIDVDASPRPIEAEGPNETLYLLSAAEPGAVELRQDVEDLLGGSLDSAESAGGRYRLISIWRRGVKPGNRSGVTARLRFPALPEHPKHDRVFPEFRRLLGDWYHDRRAFRPEVLSELVRRIKRPVDQHYGYPDTGRPYATCAVVGNSGILLKSEHGDLIDGHDLVIRLNNARVEGYQRHVGSKTSLSFINSNVLHSCALRVGCHCHPYGVFVPIVIYICQPAHFLEYMVCNSTHKSPLLVTDGAFDTLCARIVKYYSLKTFVEGTGKHPTQWGKFHDEKMFHYSSGMQAIVLALGICERVSVFGFGKSTEAKHHYHTGQMAELDLHDYAAEYEFYGDLVERPQAIPFLRDAGIKVPPVAFYH, encoded by the coding sequence ATGAAGCGCTCCCTCCGCTTTCCCTTCGTGCTCCTCGTCCTCGTCGCCGCCGCGCTCAGCTGCCGCTCGGTGGCCCGCCGCGGCCTCACTGTCGGGCCCTTTATCGACGTCGATGCATCGCCGCGGCCGATCGAGGCCGAGGGCCCTAACGAGACCCTTTATCTCCTCTCCGCCGCCGAGCCCGGAGCGGTGGAGTTGCGGCAGGACGTGGAGGACCTCCTCGGTGGGAGCCTGGATTCCGCCGAATCCGCCGGCGGGCGCTACCGCCTCATCTCCATCTGGCGGCGCGGGGTAAAGCCAGGGAATAGGTCAGGGGTCACGGCCCGGCTTCGGTTCCCCGCCCTGCCGGAGCACCCCAAGCACGACCGCGTCTTCCCGGAGTTCCGGCGGTTGCTGGGCGATTGGTATCACGACCGCCGCGCCTTCCGGCCGGAGGTTTTGTCGGAGCTCGTGAGGCGCATCAAGCGCCCCGTCGACCAGCACTACGGCTACCCGGACACCGGCCGGCCGTACGCCACCTGCGCCGTCGTCGGCAACAGCGGCATTCTCCTCAAGTCCGAGCACGGCGACCTCATCGACGGCCACGACCTGGTCATCCGCCTCAACAACGCCCGCGTCGAGGGGTACCAGCGCCACGTCGGCTCCAAGACCTCCCTCTCCTTCATCAACAGCAACGTGCTCCACTCGTGCGCCCTCCGCGTCGGCTGCCACTGCCACCCGTACGGCGTCTTTGTCCCCATCGTCATCTACATCTGCCAGCCGGCGCATTTCCTCGAGTACATGGTGTGCAACTCCACCCACAAATCCCCGCTGCTGGTCACCGACGGCGCGTTCGACACCCTCTGCGCCAGGATCGTAAAGTACTACTCGCTGAAGACGTTCGTGGAGGGGACGGGGAAGCACCCGACGCAGTGGGGCAAGTTCCACGACGAGAAGATGTTCCATTACTCGTCGGGGATGCAGGCAATCGTGCTGGCGCTGGGCATCTGCGAGAGGGTGAGCGTCTTCGGGTTCGGCAAGTCCACCGAGGCGAAGCACCACTACCACACCGGCCAGATGGCGGAGCTGGATTTGCACGATTACGCAGCGGAGTACGAGTTCTATGGCGACCTCGTCGAGCGGCCGCAGGCGATACCCTTTCTTAGAGACGCCGGAATCAAGGTTCCCCCTGTTGCTTTCTACCATTGA